The Dunckerocampus dactyliophorus isolate RoL2022-P2 chromosome 16, RoL_Ddac_1.1, whole genome shotgun sequence nucleotide sequence CTGTCTGCTAGCAGGTGCTGTATGGCCAACAAGAGGTGATGCCTTTGGTGAGGAGAACCATAGAACCTCGGCACGTGTGCCACACTGCAGTGCCGGATGGGATTGGCAGTGAACTAGAATGTGTGAACAACAACACGTTGTCTGCCATCATCCGTCAACTAAGTAGTCTGAGTaagatgattattattgttatattatgatcATTTGTATGTTCCTGTAGCGGTACACCTGTGTGTTTCCCTGTTACACTTGGGGAGAAACTGAGGAGGCTATTTTTGGAAACAAATTTCCTCATGGACATCTGGCCCATAGACACACAGGCTTAAAACGTGTGTGATGGGATTTAGTGAAGATAGGGGGGTTTAGCACTGACCGCTGAGCTTTGTAAACACAGAGAGATAAGATGGAGAATGAGTGGGAGGGAACAGAGATCAGTCATGCAGTGTACTGGACAGTACTCTGTGCCATTCTTGCTGTTTGCTTGAGGATAGATCACGTGGTGCTCATGTAATCCAgagggattcattggatttagaAAAGCACAACAATGGCTGTCAAGAGTTCCcaatggccacaacattagacACACGTGCATTTTCTAATATGATCCAACAAGAGTTAATGTTATACAAACTGCATTAATTAagaaatatgtttattattgtggttgtggtgAGAGACAAGTGAAGTGCCACTGCAAACTATACAATAAACGTATTGTTGATCATttctgagcattattatcatcttgtattggatctcacaGTGTACCTAGTGAGGCTTATACTGTACCATTTATTCCGACATTTGTTATATTCAGGTATGTTATGTTGGTATATTCAGTGTGTTAGTAAAGTTCTTCTCTGTTCTGCATATATTAAATTTTGGCCACACTGTCGTTGAGTTATTTCTCACTCACTttgcatatttgcatattttgtcTGGAAATCGTTTTTCTGGTTGCAGgtaaacatgcagaaaatgtcTTTGGGGATCTTTTCAATGAAGCCAACATCTTCTACACGCGTGCAAACTCTCTCCAGGACCGCATCGACCGCTTGGCCATCAAGGTCACCCAGCTAGATTCCAATGTGGAAGACGGTCAGTCCCAAGAACCTTTCCAGTTTGTCAAGACACCTTCACATCCCCTATACTGATTGTTAAACACACATCTTACTGTTTCGCAGTTTCTCTTCAGGCCATAAACCTGAGGAAGGCGTTCAAAAGCTCTACCATCCAGGACCAGCAGGTGTTGTCCAAAGGCAGCACTCCAAGCTCGGTGGCTGAGATGTACGACAGCAGCGACCAGCCTCCTCCTCTCAGCGACCTCACTGCTTACAGGTACTCCAACAGCGTTATGATCTACttaacaagtaaacaaacaggacagaaacttttttttttttaaacagagagGACAGCACTGATGCCATAAAGTTCTACTCGGACCCTTCATACTTCTTTGAATTATGGAAGGAGAAGATGCTGCAGGACACAGAGGAAAAGAGGAAAGAAAAGAGGAGGCAAAGGGTGAGCACACAATATTCTTTCAGCTTCACATTATAATTAATATGTCAGGAGTGGCCACTGCCACAGTGCAGGATCCCTGAATGCAGACACACGACAGTCCGTGTAAAAAGGTTTATTCACAAAAAGTGTCCACAGGAGCAGAAGCGATGCGTGGACAGCAGCACGCTACAGCAGCAGGTGAAGAAGGTGAGGAAAGCTCGAAACCGCAGACAAGAGTGGAACATGATGGCATTCGACAAAGAGCTCCGCCCAGATCACCGCCACCCGCAGACGCTACGGCGAGGAGCGTCTTCCGAGGGCTCGCTCTCCCCAGAGGGCAGGTTTGTGCCTTGCTACGCAGTCCAGTTTGGGAATTTGTTGTTATGCTGGGCAGTAACACCTGCACAATATGGAGGTGGTCACAGaagggttgttgttgttgttgttgtggttatTGCGGCCCGGTGTAGCTGGTGAACAACCCTCCTGCATAACAATAGGTTGTATGCCTGTCTGGTGGCAAAAACAACTCATTAGCGGCCGTTCTTCCCATTGAAAGAGACAGAGGGGAGAGATGTTAGGACATTGTTATAAGCAGACTACAGGGGATGGCACAAACCTCCTCTGTTTACGGAGGGCCTTTCTAATTTGGCATCAATGTCTCTTTCAACGGGAAGAGTGGCCAACAAGTGTCGAGCAgctgatatcttttttttttagcagtcaTCTTGAATTCATGGTCGTTATACCTGGGTCAATGcagtaatgtaacaatgttcattattttatatgtttattattattttggttgcCGTTTGCTGTGATGTAaaagtgcactgcatcatactacaAGGTATTTTGGTTGCCATACTTAACTAGTTGTTCACTTATGCTTTTGTTATACCATGTAACGgtaaaattaatatttcatgtacagtatataaagcagctaggggtgtcacgaggcgAGACGATACACTAGATTGGCTTCACGggaacgagatgagattttaacattaatttttaagaaaagtacaatgaaaaaaaatatgaccgcTCCTTGCTAAGTATAGCGACCATGCCGCTATATTGTCAGCACGGATTTCCTCTCTTTATGAGGTGTGTCATGAAGCAGAGGTATGGTCGCCACATTACGCCTTCATGTCAGAAACTCGCTCCGGGCAGCCCCGGTGCCGCTCAAGAGGtctggagaaccagagtatagagcggagggagccaccttcTGTGGCTGCCATGATGCACTGCAGTCGGACACCTGCTCCGAGCAGACCTGGTGCTACCGTTATTAATGTTTATGGTGATTAATGGTGACAGTGATTATGGTTACAGACAAGTCAGAACATCTACACGTTTGGACCTGATAAATctagtaactttgatcaaatgtagaattacggcagctgttcaacttcaatggaaaaaaacatccgcaCATCACTCGCTAGCCCTGACGTGCGACCACCAAGATAGGTTATAATGCAGGGTTTAAAGTATGTGTAATGTGCGCTCTCAATAATACCTAACACACAGCCGCTTCCGCACTACGGTTGCTATCATTCACATTAGCAATACCATaattcacagtctgattggcttctggctgccctgttctcgtgaGACAGcatttctccaaacaagaaattttgtcacattttaatcttctCGAGATCTCGtcacacaagatcttgtgacacccctaaacttcatttttaaaatgacaaatcattgttttttttcatttccttcttCCAGGCCTGACCTCCCAGAGTACCCTGTCCCCCCAGTGCCAGTCCACAGTGCTTCTAATGTTGTCAAGCCACATGGGAATGTGCAGCCCTCCCCACCTGTGGAGCACGAGTACCACAGTATTGACATCAACTATAAGAGAACAAGCATCGTAGAAGTTACAGAGAAGATGAATGGTTCAGTACAGGCATCAGGAGATTACAAGTATGTCAGAACCACCGTGTTGTGCAATCACAGCtggaattaaatattttcatttcagtTGCAACCTAAtcctcctttttgtttttcattgtcaATCAGCTGTGCCCCCCCTCCAGTTTCGCCAGGCCCACCTATCCCCTCAGCCCAGACAGCCTTTGCTTTCCCTCCACCAGCAGCTCATAATGGAGCCACCACGCAAGTAGGCCCTGGTTACCCTCTTCCACCTGTACCTCCTCCAGGACCTTGCATGGCTCCTTGTCCCCCGGGACCACCGCCTCCACTTCATCCACCACCAGCTGCCCCCTCACACTTTTCCGAACTTGGTGGGAGTGTCAGAGCTGAATCAAAACCAGCGAATGCAAGAAGTGATCTGCTATCTGCGATCCGCATGGGTGGGTATACTTTTGAACCACCCTGtgacatttgtgtgttttgtaattTTAACATTATGGTTATTAGGCATCCAGCTGAAAAAAGTGCAAGAACAGCAAGAAATGCAGAGCAAGCGTGACCCAGTGGGGAATGATGTGGCCACCATTCTGTCGAGGCGCATAGCAGTGGAGTACAGTGACTCTGAAGATGACTCAGAGCTGGATGACAATGAATGGTCAGACTGAAGGAAGTGCAACTAAAGACGCTTTTAAGAGAGTAATTTTTTGACATGTGTATCCTCGTGTCTTTGGAAGAAGAACTTGTTTGGCAGAGGAAACAATGATGAAGTAAATGTACGAACCAATGCAGTAACACTACTATTGGTGTCTAAATGTGTTCCTCCCAGTATACAACTGTTTAATTTCAGTTTTTATGCTAGTAACTGATTATTTATTGTTGTATGTCCTTTTCagtattttctaaaaaatattgtattgcaATAACCTACCTATATTTCTTCCTCCCTCatctatttttaaatataaatacggTACTGCACTTAACAGCCAGGTGAGAGGATGTGATTCCTGTCCAGCTAACATAATAATGACCAAATATGCAGTGATGGTTGTaattataaatgaataataatgtaaataaaaagctATTCTCTATGTATTCAAGACTAAGGCCCCTTGTTTTGTCTTTGCAAGttacattaaatacaataattacaaaACATTCAGTTGGTAAAGTAAATGGTAATAGAACACCAGAAGagtccaaattattattatactatatcATTACTAACTATATATTTTCAGTGACACATTTGTTAATTATTCTGGTTGATTGGTTGAGTGGTTGATTAAAAACGCCAATAAACACAAGTACCGTCTCATTTAGGTGCTTGACTAGGGTGAACTAACAAAGATGTCCAGCAGGTGTCAGCAGCGTAGTGTACATTGTAGCGAAGTGCCCACCGCCGACTCAGTAACTGTGGCGCATTAGCCGCCATGTTGGCTCACTGGTGTCAGCACCGAATCAGCAGTCTGAGCCAGAATGGCGACATGTTCTTCCCGTGACAGTCCGGTGCCTGGCAGGTGATTAGCACAGCTAAGCTTCTCGCTTCATCCAAGACGCGAGTAACAACCTGGATAATTGTCTTGCGAGGTAGGATGTATGTCAGAACAGAATTTCTTCTTACATTTAAATTGCTTGATATTTCATAATGTACTACTGCTGAGTCAACTGTTTTGAACATAATGGCGATTTAGCCCGTTTGTTGCAGTGATGACGTTAGCATGTCGTTGCTAGCTGGTCACCTGACTTGTACGTGTACACGTACAAATCAGCTATCCTATAAATCCTATAAATAATCGAATCGAGAAACACTGACTGCAGAGTAGTCAATGCGACACAAACAAAATAGTAATAACAGTGGTGTGATAGTCATCCAATGTATTATTAAAGGTTTAGCAGCATCATCTGTGTTAGCTAGAAACCCTGTGCTGTCAGTCTCGTTCATTCATATACTGCAACATCGGGTCGAGTCCGCTggcttgttgttgtcatttgaGATGTTGATCAGCTTGGTTAAATAGCGTGTCAGAACCTCACCCACGTCGCAATTTTTCAGTAGAAGTGCTGTCAAGATGGATACCTCAAAACTTCCTAAGATCCAGGATGCGGAGCGAGAAAGCCAGTTTGGATATGTCCATGGAGTTTCTGGACCAGGTATGGTTTACTGGCCTTTTGTAAATAGAATATGCACGATTATCTGTATGtctaaagttacatttttaacatactATAGCAATtgtcatgcacacacatatttaaTGTAATCAAAATGCttgacatacacatacataacaGTAGTTAAATACAAAGACACATACAGGTACATGCACAGATTCAAGGATACATGAGCTCCTTATTTTCGATGGCAATTTATCGGTCACCAGCAAGTGTTGAAGCCTCATATGTGAAATATGCGCAATGTTTGCTTGTAAATACTTTCCTAGTGTATCTTTTTGTTTATCTCCTATCCACAGTGGTGACAGCTACAGCAATGGCTGGAGCTGCCATGTATGAGCTGGTCCGCGTAGGCCACAGCGAGCTGGTGGGAGAGATCATCCGTTTGGAAGGAGACATGGCCACTATCCAGGTTTATGAGGAGACTTGTATCCTGTTTCGTTCATGGTTAGCAAGTCTGCATCACAGTCAGGagttctgggttcgaatctctgttggaacatctctgtgtggatgtGTGGTTGGTTGTTTGTTGGttggttgtttatatgtgctcagctgggatagtctccagcacaCCTGTGATCTAttaaggacaagcggtatagaaaacggatggttTTGtagtttgtgcttttttttcctgacttaTATTGCAACAGCTGGCGTGTCTGTGGGTGACCCAGTTCTTCGCACAGGTAAACCTCTCTCTGTAGAGTTGGGACCAGGAGTCATGGGCTCAATCTTTGACGGCATCCAGCGCCCACTGAAAGACATTAATGACATCACGCAAAGCATCTACATCCCGAGAGGAGTGAACATCGGTGCCCTGAACAGAGACATCAAATGGGAGTTTAATCCGAGCCAGAGTCTGCGGGTAAGAAACGTGTGGCTGTCGTACACCCTGGTAAAATGACACTTTATATTTGAAATTTTAATAAAAGCTAAATAAGACCTATTGCCaggtaatttctggaaaatctAACAAAATCTGCTGTAATatagcacattaaaaaaataaaaaaaaaaattccccaattttctggaaaaatgcctcaaaaaccaaacaaaactttCAAACTCAATGGGGATACAAAATATGAACCTCACAAAAGTGCTTTGCTTATTCTAACTATAGCTTTTTGGACATTCTGTACCCATTAATTCCAGCAATACCTATAAAAGCCACTAGAGGCCAGAATTGCTTTTTAAACTGTATAATTTCCTTGCTATTTAAGTGTAAGCTGTCTTGAAAGACTGAATTGTTTTAATTGATTTtcgttttattatacagtggttaacttctttttctgCAATATTAAAACGTTGCTAAATCAATTACCTGTACAGTTGAGGTATAATGATGGCACGAGTTTGAGATGGAAACAAATTCATccatgttgcactcaaaattatTCAACCCTAAATTCTATTCATTTGCAAAGTCTATAAACTTCCAGTAGTTTGcaataaaccaacaaaacaaaaggaaCTGTAATAGTTTAAGGCATATAATATCACAAATGGTCATACAGctgtaaaatatattataaatctCAGAGCTGGCACATTTGCAGGGTCGTGAAGGCTAAATCCACTGTACCTGCTCTCCAGCTGCTCAGAaccaatcatttttttcttccctgTAGGTTGGCAGTCACGTTACGGGTGGCGACATCTACGGCATGGTGTTTGAAAACTCCCTCATAAAGCACAAGCTGATGCTTCCGCCTCGCAGCAGAGGCACCGTCACCTACGTAGCTCCACCCGGAAACTATGACGTCTCTGTAAGTGTTTTCAATCTGAATAGCTAAAGTATAGGGATTATGAATTAGCCACTCTGAGTTTCTGCCGTTGTTGTGTTCAGGATGTGGTTCTAGAGCTGGACTTTGAAGGCATCAAGGAGAAGTTTACCATGGTGCAGGTGTGGCCAGTGCGACAAGTCCGCCCAGTGACAGAGAAACTGCCTGCCAATCATCCGCTGCTCACTGGTCAGAGAGTTCTGGACGCTCTTTTCCCGTGAGGATTTCTCTATAAAGATAGCTGCAAACATTTGCCCTCTGTGTCGTTTTCTTTTCAAGCAAAACTGCTGTGCTTGATTTATAGCTGCGTGCAAGGTGGCACCACAGCTATCCCTGGCGCCTTTGGCTGTGGAAAGACTGTTATCTCCCAGTCATTGTCCAAGTACTCtaacagtgatgtcatcatctaTGTTGGATGCGGAGAGCGTGGGAATGAAATGTCGGAGGTGCTGCGAGATTTCCCAGAGGTCGGTCGgtggaacaacaacaacaacaacacttggGCAAATGAAGGTTGTAATTAAAACTGTTGATGACCCCACTGCATTTTCCCGACAGCTCACTATGGAAGTTGATGGCAAGGTAGAGAGCATCATGAAGAGAACGGCACTCGTTGCTAACACATCCAACATGCCTGTGGCTGCTAGAGAAGCTTCTATCTATACAGGTACCAAGAATTAAATATTGCATAGATCTGTCACATTCAGAAATGTACATTCGCATCCTGCTTTATGACAGTCAGTAATACTGTAAACGTTTTACCCCTAATTGTAGCCTGGTACTCAACAGACagggcatctgtaaagctgaagctTAAAGAGAAAGTGATACTATTTATGTCTTGTATAAGCCTGATAGCAGACGTGGCATCTATAAAACGTAGGTTTCCAATGAAGTTAAGAGAAAGTAATAAAAGCCTTGCCCGTAATAGTCACCTGGTACTCAGAAGACATGCTGTTTGTAAAGATGAAGTTTATTGAAAGTCATAAAAACCTTACCCCTACTAGAGGCATTGGTACTCAacagcagacctgccaacatgtacgcatTTTCCGTACTCTGCATGCATTTTAAATCATTGAAtacgcttcactgctctccggATACGCATTTCCATTGCATTTCGCtgatttcagttttgagttAAGTCTCAGAAATCTGGATTACGCCCCTTTGTCAAGGCGCCTGTGTAGACCGCATCGGCTCGCGCCTCCCCCTGCAAACCCTCATACGTTGCATGGCACGCACCTACAAAAACGTCACAACGGCATGTACttttaaggctgtgattggtcggcttgtagGACATTAtttcgtgtgtgtgtatacgactCGTTCAGAGGGCATACAGCCCACCTCTGCAAATTCTTTCGattccgattttggatcaacatttgcaataaagatGACATGTTGTAATGcattgattagttccagttGTAATAACACTCTCcttttctctttaattaccattgttt carries:
- the wasf3a gene encoding actin-binding protein WASF3 isoform X2, with translation MPLVRRTIEPRHVCHTAVPDGIGSELECVNNNTLSAIIRQLSSLSKHAENVFGDLFNEANIFYTRANSLQDRIDRLAIKVTQLDSNVEDVSLQAINLRKAFKSSTIQDQQVLSKGSTPSSVAEMYDSSDQPPPLSDLTAYREDSTDAIKFYSDPSYFFELWKEKMLQDTEEKRKEKRRQREQKRCVDSSTLQQQVKKVRKARNRRQEWNMMAFDKELRPDHRHPQTLRRGASSEGSLSPEGRPDLPEYPVPPVPVHSASNVVKPHGNVQPSPPVEHEYHSIDINYKRTSIVEVTEKMNGSVQASGDYNCAPPPVSPGPPIPSAQTAFAFPPPAAHNGATTQVGPGYPLPPVPPPGPCMAPCPPGPPPPLHPPPAAPSHFSELGGSVRAESKPANARSDLLSAIRMGIQLKKVQEQQEMQSKRDPVGNDVATILSRRIAVEYSDSEDDSELDDNEWSD
- the wasf3a gene encoding actin-binding protein WASF3 isoform X1 codes for the protein MPLVRRTIEPRHVCHTAVPDGIGSELECVNNNTLSAIIRQLSSLSKHAENVFGDLFNEANIFYTRANSLQDRIDRLAIKVTQLDSNVEDVSLQAINLRKAFKSSTIQDQQVLSKGSTPSSVAEMYDSSDQPPPLSDLTAYREDSTDAIKFYSDPSYFFELWKEKMLQDTEEKRKEKRRQRCPQEQKRCVDSSTLQQQVKKVRKARNRRQEWNMMAFDKELRPDHRHPQTLRRGASSEGSLSPEGRPDLPEYPVPPVPVHSASNVVKPHGNVQPSPPVEHEYHSIDINYKRTSIVEVTEKMNGSVQASGDYNCAPPPVSPGPPIPSAQTAFAFPPPAAHNGATTQVGPGYPLPPVPPPGPCMAPCPPGPPPPLHPPPAAPSHFSELGGSVRAESKPANARSDLLSAIRMGIQLKKVQEQQEMQSKRDPVGNDVATILSRRIAVEYSDSEDDSELDDNEWSD
- the LOC129169457 gene encoding V-type proton ATPase catalytic subunit A-like, translated to MDTSKLPKIQDAERESQFGYVHGVSGPVVTATAMAGAAMYELVRVGHSELVGEIIRLEGDMATIQVYEETSGVSVGDPVLRTGKPLSVELGPGVMGSIFDGIQRPLKDINDITQSIYIPRGVNIGALNRDIKWEFNPSQSLRVGSHVTGGDIYGMVFENSLIKHKLMLPPRSRGTVTYVAPPGNYDVSDVVLELDFEGIKEKFTMVQVWPVRQVRPVTEKLPANHPLLTGQRVLDALFPCVQGGTTAIPGAFGCGKTVISQSLSKYSNSDVIIYVGCGERGNEMSEVLRDFPELTMEVDGKVESIMKRTALVANTSNMPVAAREASIYTGITLSEYFRDMGYNVSMMADSTSRWAEALREISGRLAEMPADSGYPAYLGARLASFYERAGRVKCLGNPEREGSVSIVGAVSPPGGDFSDPVTSATLGIVQVFWGLDKKLAQRKHFPSVNWLISYSKYTRALDEYYDKHFPEFVPLRTKAKEILQEEEDLAEIVQLVGKASLAESDKITLEVAKLIKDDFLQQNGYTPYDRFCPFYKTVGILSNMIAFYDMARHAVESTAQSDNKITWAMIREHMGEILYKISSMKFKDPVKDGEAKIKAEYAQLLEDMQNAFRTLEE